In Mongoliitalea daihaiensis, one DNA window encodes the following:
- a CDS encoding GreA/GreB family elongation factor, whose amino-acid sequence MQISRSSPVAAESGKRLQFMLTFPKNANLAENKLSILSPLGVALIGFQEGQEIEWPLPAGVRKFKIEKVTQAAHVISS is encoded by the coding sequence TTGCAAATTTCGAGAAGCTCGCCCGTCGCAGCTGAGAGTGGAAAAAGATTGCAATTCATGCTTACTTTTCCAAAAAACGCCAATTTGGCTGAAAACAAGCTTTCTATCTTATCACCTTTAGGTGTCGCCTTAATTGGTTTTCAGGAAGGTCAGGAAATCGAGTGGCCTTTACCAGCAGGCGTACGTAAATTCAAAATAGAAAAAGTCACGCAAGCAGCTCATGTTATTAGTTCATAA
- a CDS encoding YceI family protein, whose product MKFIQRTGLFAAAALLAFACGKPGDTVETSDAQDVAAGSGLTLAISPETSSVNWTGYKPTGKHYGIIPVTAGEVMVEGTNLTGARFAFDITGLRIDDIPADNENYGKLWGHLQSADFFDAANFPEAVFEMTGVEPFSAGSIEDKEEFATDNTPASDSELAGNPTHWISGNLTMRGTTKNIKFPATVSIVDGAVTAKAGFNIDRTAWGLAYGDESTAVDKAKDQFIYNTVSVGFEIKAN is encoded by the coding sequence ATGAAATTTATTCAAAGAACAGGTTTATTTGCAGCCGCAGCTTTATTGGCTTTTGCTTGTGGAAAGCCAGGTGACACTGTTGAAACTTCAGATGCTCAGGATGTAGCTGCTGGTTCAGGTCTTACCTTAGCTATCAGCCCAGAGACCTCATCTGTTAACTGGACTGGTTACAAGCCTACCGGTAAGCATTACGGAATCATCCCAGTAACAGCTGGAGAGGTAATGGTAGAAGGCACTAACCTAACTGGTGCTCGTTTTGCATTTGATATCACAGGTTTGAGAATCGATGATATCCCTGCTGACAACGAGAATTATGGTAAATTATGGGGTCATCTTCAGTCCGCTGATTTCTTCGATGCTGCTAACTTCCCAGAAGCTGTATTTGAAATGACAGGTGTAGAGCCTTTTTCTGCTGGTTCTATCGAAGACAAAGAGGAATTTGCAACTGATAACACGCCTGCATCAGATTCAGAATTGGCTGGTAACCCAACTCACTGGATTTCTGGTAACCTAACTATGAGAGGTACTACTAAAAACATTAAATTCCCAGCAACTGTATCCATCGTAGATGGTGCTGTAACTGCAAAAGCAGGATTCAATATTGACAGAACTGCTTGGGGATTGGCTTATGGTGACGAGAGCACTGCTGTAGATAAAGCAAAAGATCAATTTATCTATAACACAGTCAGTGTTGGATTCGAAATCAAGGCAAACTAA
- a CDS encoding REP-associated tyrosine transposase, with protein sequence MASPFTVKDQNALHFVTFTVHQWADVFTRELYVDLLIDSINYCQRNKGLKVYAWVIMSNHCHFILSSDKTPLSDIIRDFKKFSAKAIYKAIQENLQESRKSWLLWLLRKDEKIWFWEAGYHGEEIYTEDFLKTKIKYIHHNPVRAKIVESEEEYLNSSCGEFYGLRKSKIRLEPI encoded by the coding sequence ATGGCATCACCATTCACGGTTAAGGATCAAAATGCCTTACATTTTGTAACATTTACAGTTCATCAATGGGCTGATGTTTTTACGAGGGAATTGTATGTTGATTTGTTGATAGATAGCATAAATTACTGTCAACGAAATAAAGGATTAAAAGTATATGCATGGGTGATCATGTCAAATCATTGCCATTTCATACTAAGTTCTGATAAAACTCCCTTGAGTGATATAATTAGAGATTTTAAGAAATTTTCAGCAAAAGCTATTTATAAAGCGATTCAAGAAAACCTGCAAGAGAGTAGAAAAAGTTGGCTTCTTTGGTTGCTAAGGAAAGATGAAAAAATCTGGTTTTGGGAGGCAGGCTACCATGGTGAAGAAATTTATACTGAAGATTTTTTGAAGACTAAAATTAAGTACATTCATCACAATCCAGTTCGAGCGAAGATAGTTGAAAGCGAAGAGGAGTATTTGAACAGCAGCTGTGGAGAGTTTTATGGTTTAAGAAAAAGTAAAATCAGATTAGAGCCGATTTGA
- a CDS encoding anthranilate synthase component I family protein: protein MMFQIELPESELQEFFFQAIAWCTENYPYVAGFDGNSVNYPQGTFPKAIYAGSNVSSLEELSDDYKKKVGIISYDLKNQLEKLSSSRTPLVEVPDTLFFEVSFSLIFNETAISMDVLHANEVYEKIRQSVLLTKPNPKVSIQPLTSREKYIENVHAIRQHIEEGDMYELNYCLAYTFVENTWNPILAFKELMHVSPMPFSVFFKAKHQYLLGASPERFLKKEGDALIAQPIKGTIRRGKTWEEDSNLASLLLNSEKERAENLMIVDLMRNDLSKISKVGSVKVEELFGVYPFPRVHQMISTVTSTIKDNVSIADIFQATFPMGSMTGAPKIKCMELIDRYEDFRRGWFSGSVGIFQPNGDFDLNVIIRSIIYDQATGKGYFAVGSAITYDADPAYEYEECQLKASAIRQILE from the coding sequence ATGATGTTTCAAATAGAATTACCTGAATCTGAATTACAAGAATTTTTTTTCCAAGCTATTGCTTGGTGTACAGAAAACTACCCATACGTTGCTGGTTTTGATGGAAATTCTGTTAATTATCCTCAAGGCACATTTCCCAAAGCAATCTATGCAGGATCTAATGTTTCATCTCTAGAGGAACTATCAGATGATTATAAAAAGAAGGTTGGTATAATTTCCTATGACCTCAAAAATCAATTAGAAAAACTTTCAAGCTCAAGAACTCCTTTGGTAGAAGTTCCTGATACCCTTTTTTTTGAAGTAAGTTTTTCGCTGATTTTTAATGAAACCGCCATTTCTATGGATGTTCTCCATGCAAATGAAGTGTATGAAAAAATCAGGCAATCTGTACTCCTGACTAAACCTAATCCTAAGGTAAGTATTCAACCCTTGACTTCCAGAGAAAAATATATTGAAAATGTCCATGCAATTAGACAGCATATTGAAGAGGGCGATATGTATGAGTTGAATTACTGTCTTGCTTATACATTTGTGGAGAATACATGGAATCCTATTTTAGCATTCAAAGAATTAATGCATGTTTCACCTATGCCTTTCTCTGTTTTTTTCAAAGCAAAGCATCAGTATTTACTTGGAGCATCTCCTGAGCGATTTTTAAAGAAAGAAGGGGATGCATTGATCGCCCAACCCATTAAAGGAACCATTAGAAGGGGAAAAACATGGGAAGAAGACAGTAATTTGGCATCTTTATTACTTAATTCAGAAAAAGAGCGTGCCGAAAACTTGATGATTGTGGATCTGATGCGTAATGATCTGTCTAAAATCTCTAAAGTCGGTTCAGTAAAAGTAGAGGAGCTTTTTGGTGTTTATCCTTTTCCAAGAGTTCATCAAATGATTTCGACGGTTACCTCAACAATTAAGGATAATGTTAGTATTGCCGATATTTTTCAAGCAACATTCCCTATGGGAAGTATGACTGGTGCACCAAAAATAAAATGCATGGAGTTAATCGATCGCTATGAGGATTTCCGAAGAGGATGGTTTTCAGGATCTGTAGGGATTTTTCAACCAAACGGTGACTTTGATTTGAATGTAATCATTCGTAGCATCATCTATGACCAAGCCACGGGCAAAGGTTACTTCGCCGTGGGTTCCGCCATTACCTATGACGCCGATCCGGCGTATGAATATGAAGAGTGTCAGTTGAAGGCCTCGGCTATTCGGCAGATATTGGAGTGA
- a CDS encoding gamma carbonic anhydrase family protein — protein sequence MAHILEVRGKHPMWAENCWFAPNATIVGDVIMGKNCTVWFNAVIRGDVHEIRIGDDTNIQDGVVIHGTYQQSGTIIGNKVSIAHNAVVHGCTIHDNVLIGMGAIVMDKAVIHSGAVIAAGAVVLAGTVVESNSIYAGTPAKKVKATGPEMLAVIERTAGNYPKYAEWFKNASDSSQEASDSILP from the coding sequence ATGGCACATATCCTGGAAGTAAGAGGAAAACACCCCATGTGGGCAGAAAATTGTTGGTTTGCCCCGAACGCTACCATTGTAGGAGATGTCATCATGGGCAAAAATTGTACTGTTTGGTTCAATGCTGTCATCAGAGGGGATGTGCATGAAATCCGCATCGGTGACGATACCAATATACAGGATGGAGTGGTCATTCATGGCACATATCAGCAGTCTGGTACGATTATCGGCAATAAAGTATCGATTGCCCACAATGCCGTGGTACATGGATGCACAATTCATGACAATGTTTTGATAGGTATGGGGGCTATTGTGATGGATAAAGCAGTCATTCACTCCGGAGCGGTCATTGCAGCAGGAGCAGTTGTATTGGCTGGCACAGTGGTTGAATCCAACAGCATCTATGCCGGTACACCAGCAAAGAAAGTAAAAGCCACAGGACCTGAAATGCTTGCTGTCATTGAGCGCACTGCTGGAAATTATCCCAAGTATGCTGAATGGTTCAAAAATGCTTCTGACTCATCGCAGGAGGCATCAGACTCAATTTTACCTTAA